A stretch of DNA from Labrus mixtus chromosome 6, fLabMix1.1, whole genome shotgun sequence:
CAACTGGGAGTGCCTGTCTGAATGACCTGCTGCTGTGCTTTCAGATGGAGATCTCATGTTTCAACAAGTTCCTCTGGTGGAAATCGATGGCATGAAGCTTAttcaaacaaaggcaatcctgaATTACATTGCAGAGAAGTACAATCTTCATGGAAAAAACGAGAAAGACCGAGTCATGTACGAGGCATTTTATCAACGTGTATAGCCATCATTCTAATATGTAATTTATTAGGTAAATGTATTATTGTTTATGCTGACTGTTCCCCCTCAGGATCAACATGTACGCAGAGGGACTGCAGGATCTGATGGAGATGATCATGATGTTGCCCTTCATCAAAGATCCCAAAGCCAAACTGGAGGAAATTGAAAGTAAAGCAAAAGCACGCTACCTTCCTGTGTTCGAAAAGGTACCACTATGCATCTTGTCCGTGTTtaatcttgtcttttttttaaaaaaagacctgGAGATGAGTACATAGGATTGTGTATGAAAATCAAATGAGattttgtgtgtgcatctcaGGTGTTTGGTGAGACTATATATCTGGTGGGAGGTAAGCTGAGCATGGCAGATGTGCTGCTGATGGAATGCACCCTGATGCTTGAGGAGAAATTTGTCGGAATCCTAAAGGACTTTGGCAACGTCAAGGTGAAATGTCTTCCTGTGAAACTCGCGTTTATTGTCGAAAATCACGGCagtgcacaaaaacaaataatccaCCTCCTTGTTTATTCTGTTTCTTCACTTCCCTCCAGGCTTTCCAGGGAAGGATGACG
This window harbors:
- the gsta.1 gene encoding glutathione S-transferase, alpha tandem duplicate 1, producing MAGRPVLHYFNGRGKMESIRWLLTVAGVEFDEVFLTTRDQYLKLLSDGDLMFQQVPLVEIDGMKLIQTKAILNYIAEKYNLHGKNEKDRVMINMYAEGLQDLMEMIMMLPFIKDPKAKLEEIESKAKARYLPVFEKVFGETIYLVGGKLSMADVLLMECTLMLEEKFVGILKDFGNVKAFQGRMTEVPAIKSFLGPGSKRKQQPDDKYIQTVMEVFDMKKMPFL